In the Bos taurus isolate L1 Dominette 01449 registration number 42190680 breed Hereford chromosome 21, ARS-UCD2.0, whole genome shotgun sequence genome, one interval contains:
- the LOC522540 gene encoding myeloid-associated differentiation marker encodes MATRSTSTDQDYLALVWFCFRLLQLFSSCMAFWLVTSGFRKRGYGDVNIWAMLIWFLSLPISLIVVIVELCYIQSHFHFSYHMPLTDACFAAHVYLSLLVVQSIRRHRFLPYDPFIDRVNAALSFTYITCFLYGVELSCTWNCDKLKDLTCAVYTTQGVLKVLEMFVACVIFTFICNTSRHPKEPAHEWCLAIYWICFIQAVVATLLNLGSWEYRLPIQLTLLSVLLYSTALVLWWLYPVDEEIEGKPKGFWVLYMLRLTDRWSRWSRRDHRQAVAILTAINLLIYVADLVISAR; translated from the coding sequence ATGGCCACCAGGTCCACATCCACAGACCAGGACTACTTGGCCTTGGTGTGGTTCTGCTTCCGCCTGCTGCAGTTGTTCTCCAGCTGTATGGCCTTCTGGCTGGTGACTTCTGGCTTTCGGAAGAGGGGCTACGGGGACGTAAATATCTGGGCCATGCTCATCTGGTTCCTCTCTTTGCCCATAAGCCTCATCGTAGTCATAGTTGAATTATGTTATATCCAGTCCCACTTTCATTTCTCGTACCACATGCCCCTCACAGATGCCTGCTTCGCCGCCCACGTCTATCTCTCACTACTTGTCGTCCAGTCTATCCGGAGACACCGGTTTTTGCCTTATGACCCTTTCATAGACCGGGTCAACGCTGCCCTATCATTCACCTACATTACGTGCTTCCTTTATGGTGTAGAACTGTCTTGTACGTGGAACTGCGACAAGCTCAAAGACCTCACCTGCGCTGTGTACACCACACAGGGTGTGCTGAAGGTGCTGGAGATGTTTGTGGCCTGTGTCATCTTCACCTTCATCTGCAACACCTCCCGGCACCCGAAGGAGCCAGCTCACGAGTGGTGTCTGGCCATCTATTGGATCTGCTTTATCCAGGCAGTTGTGGCCACGCTGCTGAACCTGGGCAGCTGGGAGTACAGGCTGCCCATCCAGCTGACCCTGCTCTCCGTCCTCCTCTACTCCACTGCTTTGGTTCTCTGGTGGCTCTACCCAGTAGATGAGGAGATTGAGGGCAAGCCCAAGGGATTCTGGGTCTTGTACATGTTGAGGCTCACCGACCGCTGGAGCCGCTGGAGCCGCAGGGACCATCGACAGGCTGTGGCCATCCTGACAGCCATCAACCTGCTGATTTATGTGGCCGACCTGGTGATCTCAGCCCGCTAG